From Micromonospora nigra, one genomic window encodes:
- a CDS encoding carbohydrate ABC transporter permease: MTDTVVRKPRRGHQRRPVWEEQPTPVGQALKATLLTLLVLGVLFPLWVILVTSLSSRETIARAGGLVVIPRGIDTSAYETIFAGGAVTRALWISTLVTVIGTAVALTVTVLAAYGLSQPRSLGYRWLLAYFLLPFLIYPPLVPKYLVVTGLGLKDTIWALVLPPAISVFNLVVVRGFFQGVPQELLDSARIDGASDFRTLARIVLPLSRAVVAVVGLFYAVSYWNVWFDALLFIDRNDMYPIQRVLQSYLLAGQAPHTSGGTTGVTMPPTEAIKMAVVVLTVAPIVAVYPFIQRHFIRGVLIGAVKG; the protein is encoded by the coding sequence ATGACCGACACCGTCGTCCGCAAGCCGCGCCGGGGGCACCAGCGCCGCCCCGTCTGGGAGGAGCAGCCGACCCCGGTCGGCCAGGCCCTCAAGGCGACCCTGCTCACCCTGCTGGTGCTCGGGGTGCTGTTCCCGCTCTGGGTGATCCTGGTGACCAGCCTGTCGTCCCGCGAGACGATCGCCCGGGCCGGCGGCCTGGTGGTCATCCCCAGGGGCATCGACACGTCAGCGTACGAGACGATCTTCGCCGGCGGCGCCGTCACCCGGGCGCTGTGGATCAGCACGCTGGTCACCGTCATCGGCACCGCCGTGGCACTGACCGTGACCGTGCTGGCCGCGTACGGCCTGTCCCAACCCCGCTCGCTCGGCTACCGGTGGCTGCTCGCGTACTTCCTGCTGCCCTTCCTGATCTATCCACCGCTGGTGCCCAAGTATCTCGTAGTGACCGGGCTCGGGCTCAAGGACACCATCTGGGCGCTGGTCCTGCCGCCCGCGATCAGCGTGTTCAACCTGGTCGTCGTGCGCGGCTTCTTCCAGGGCGTCCCGCAGGAACTGCTCGACAGCGCCCGCATCGACGGCGCCAGCGACTTCCGCACCCTGGCCCGCATCGTCCTGCCGCTGTCCCGGGCGGTGGTCGCCGTCGTGGGGCTGTTCTACGCGGTCAGCTACTGGAACGTGTGGTTCGACGCGCTGCTGTTCATCGACCGCAACGACATGTACCCGATCCAGCGGGTGTTGCAGAGCTACCTGCTGGCCGGGCAGGCACCGCACACCTCCGGCGGGACCACCGGGGTGACCATGCCGCCCACCGAGGCGATCAAGATGGCGGTGGTCGTCCTCACCGTTGCGCCCATCGTCGCCGTCTACCCCTTCATCCAGCGGCACTTCATCCGGGGCGTGCTGATCGGTGCCGTCAAGGGCTGA
- a CDS encoding helix-turn-helix domain-containing protein, with the protein MSGDPVPIGRRVAYLRVRRRLSQQAFADRLGKSKSWVDKIERGVRRLERVSTIRDIAAVLGVDAATLLGREAQPAEVAERSRGVARIRAALSAYEMTRGRPVVSRPAVAVDRLVREVGHAWTTYQHARYPQLVEALPRLLGEVQHAYVRDPQAGRVAVVEAYRVTAALLVKLDEASLAWLAADRAMSAATGDRVLVAAAAVQLGQVLRTAGARSVMLAAAYRIAPPDLGAGDPHELSLCGSLLVQAALMAARAGDDRATSELLDDAADMAALVGDGHDHHRTGFGPTAVELARTAAAVASGNGREAVAWHEKATSRDGWRWLPVEHRAAHLIDTARAHLQTDDPTNAARLLLQADSIAPAEVRHRPTARKVVAQAARAPDAPGTITQLALTLGVI; encoded by the coding sequence GTGAGCGGTGATCCGGTGCCGATCGGGCGGCGGGTGGCGTATCTGCGGGTGCGACGGAGGTTGTCGCAGCAGGCGTTCGCGGATCGTCTCGGCAAGTCGAAGAGTTGGGTGGACAAGATCGAGCGTGGCGTTCGGCGGTTGGAGCGGGTGTCGACCATCCGGGACATCGCCGCCGTGCTGGGGGTCGATGCGGCGACGCTGCTCGGGCGTGAGGCTCAGCCCGCCGAGGTTGCCGAGCGGAGTCGGGGTGTGGCGCGGATCCGGGCGGCGTTGTCGGCGTACGAGATGACACGCGGCCGTCCGGTCGTGTCGCGGCCGGCGGTGGCGGTGGATCGGTTGGTACGGGAGGTCGGGCATGCGTGGACGACCTACCAGCATGCCCGGTATCCGCAGCTGGTCGAGGCGCTGCCGAGGCTGCTCGGCGAGGTTCAACACGCCTACGTCCGGGATCCGCAGGCCGGTCGGGTGGCGGTGGTGGAGGCGTACCGGGTGACGGCGGCGCTGCTGGTGAAGCTCGACGAGGCGAGCCTCGCGTGGCTGGCCGCCGACCGGGCCATGTCCGCCGCGACCGGTGACCGGGTGTTGGTGGCTGCCGCAGCGGTGCAGCTCGGGCAGGTGTTGCGCACGGCGGGCGCGAGGTCGGTGATGCTGGCCGCCGCCTACCGGATCGCCCCGCCCGACCTCGGTGCCGGTGACCCGCATGAGTTGTCGCTGTGCGGATCGCTGCTGGTGCAGGCCGCGTTGATGGCGGCGAGGGCCGGAGACGACCGGGCGACGAGCGAGCTGCTGGACGACGCGGCCGACATGGCCGCTCTGGTGGGCGACGGACACGACCACCACCGCACCGGGTTCGGACCGACGGCCGTCGAGCTGGCCCGGACCGCCGCCGCCGTCGCCTCGGGGAATGGACGCGAGGCGGTCGCCTGGCACGAGAAGGCGACCAGCCGGGACGGGTGGCGGTGGCTGCCGGTCGAACACCGCGCCGCCCACCTCATCGACACCGCCCGCGCCCACCTCCAGACCGACGACCCCACCAACGCCGCCCGACTCCTGCTCCAGGCCGACAGCATCGCCCCGGCCGAAGTACGCCACCGGCCGACCGCCCGGAAGGTCGTCGCCCAGGCCGCCCGCGCTCCGGACGCACCCGGCACGATCACCCAACTCGCCCTCACCCTCGGCGTCATCTGA
- a CDS encoding helix-turn-helix domain-containing protein, with translation MAVMTVPNTALRAVRAGMRMSQDDFARALQAAGHRVGEPNDANKRLVQRWESGAIAAPRPVYARALEVVTGLPISLLGFATVPDDHVADDQHGGHDLTSPMSSLVTPTPTSRPATVHRSYEGVWLSRYQYYSSGRGESFAGQHFMVVLQHGDRLTARSLPGSATSSLSLDLTVDGAVVTGTWVEQTDSAGYYRGARYHGAIQLMAEPTGRRMAGKWVGFGKDMDVNTGPWELVFRDTSTSKSTLDRYNTYPV, from the coding sequence GTGGCGGTCATGACGGTCCCGAACACCGCACTGCGCGCCGTCCGTGCCGGGATGCGCATGAGCCAGGACGACTTCGCTCGCGCGCTCCAGGCTGCCGGCCATCGCGTCGGCGAGCCCAACGACGCCAACAAGAGACTCGTCCAGCGGTGGGAGTCCGGAGCGATCGCCGCGCCGCGACCCGTCTACGCCCGCGCGCTGGAGGTCGTCACCGGCCTACCCATCTCGTTACTTGGCTTCGCCACGGTGCCTGACGACCATGTCGCCGATGACCAGCACGGGGGTCACGACCTGACCTCTCCCATGTCCAGTCTGGTGACGCCGACGCCAACGTCCAGGCCGGCGACGGTTCACCGGTCGTACGAGGGCGTGTGGCTCAGCCGCTACCAGTACTACTCCAGCGGTCGGGGGGAGTCCTTCGCCGGACAGCACTTCATGGTGGTGCTTCAGCACGGCGACCGGCTCACGGCGCGTAGCCTGCCCGGCTCGGCGACCTCGTCCCTGTCTTTGGATCTCACCGTCGATGGTGCCGTTGTCACTGGCACGTGGGTGGAGCAGACCGACTCGGCCGGCTACTACCGAGGTGCCCGGTATCACGGCGCGATCCAACTCATGGCCGAGCCCACGGGTCGACGGATGGCCGGAAAGTGGGTCGGGTTCGGCAAGGACATGGATGTCAACACCGGCCCGTGGGAACTGGTTTTCCGGGATACCTCGACGTCCAAGTCGACGCTCGACCGGTACAACACGTACCCGGTGTAG
- a CDS encoding SRPBCC family protein: MIGTPSGRLFGAGDGTDLVLTRTFRAPVEDVWAGITEPERSARWFGPWEGDAAPGRTIRVQMAYEEGTPWCEMRVDVCEPPRRLALTMRDDAGTWRTELLLTPRGDRTELRFVHHLDSVDGIGEVGPGWEYYLDRLVAAHAGAAAPSFDAYYPAMKPYFEQLRAPSR, translated from the coding sequence ATGATCGGCACACCGAGCGGACGCCTGTTCGGCGCCGGCGACGGCACGGACCTCGTCCTGACCCGCACGTTCCGCGCCCCCGTCGAGGACGTCTGGGCCGGCATCACCGAACCCGAGCGCTCGGCGCGCTGGTTCGGCCCGTGGGAAGGCGACGCGGCCCCCGGCCGGACCATTCGCGTCCAGATGGCGTACGAGGAGGGCACGCCCTGGTGCGAGATGCGCGTCGACGTGTGCGAACCACCGCGTCGGCTGGCGCTGACCATGCGCGACGATGCCGGCACCTGGCGGACGGAGCTGCTGCTGACCCCACGGGGCGACCGCACCGAGCTGCGGTTCGTCCACCACCTCGACAGCGTCGACGGCATCGGCGAGGTCGGCCCGGGGTGGGAGTACTACCTCGACCGCCTGGTGGCCGCCCACGCGGGTGCGGCAGCACCGTCCTTCGACGCGTACTACCCGGCGATGAAACCCTACTTCGAGCAGCTGCGGGCCCCCTCCCGGTGA
- a CDS encoding ABC transporter permease, whose product MTTRKATAEVGPERARPGGSSPPEATARPAARRRRLPLRTRLRRDWQLLAMVAPGFLILLVFSYVPILGNVIAFQDYNPYLGNNPLEAFVHSEWIGFGQFQLLFEDPAFWDAFRNTLAITAFQLVFFFPLPIFLAIMLHNLLSSRLRGFVQTVVYLPHFFSWVLVVSFFVAMLGGAGLLAQTMREAGLEPWNIMTNPDTFIILVTVEAVWKDVGWGTIVFLAALSTIDQSLYEAAAADGAGRWRRLWHITLPGLRPVIVLLLILRLGDALSVGFEQFLLQRDAVGRQASEVLDTFVYHFSIATGNYGYGAAAGLFKAAIGLCLILAANKIAHKLGERGIYSRS is encoded by the coding sequence ATGACCACACGCAAGGCAACCGCCGAGGTCGGGCCCGAACGGGCCCGACCCGGCGGGTCGTCCCCGCCCGAGGCGACCGCCCGTCCCGCCGCGCGTCGCCGGCGACTGCCACTGCGGACCCGGCTGCGGCGCGACTGGCAGCTGCTGGCCATGGTGGCCCCGGGCTTCCTCATCCTGCTGGTCTTCAGCTACGTGCCGATCCTCGGCAACGTCATCGCCTTCCAGGACTACAACCCGTACCTCGGGAACAATCCGCTGGAGGCGTTCGTCCACAGCGAATGGATCGGCTTCGGTCAGTTCCAGCTCCTGTTCGAGGACCCGGCGTTCTGGGACGCGTTCCGCAACACCCTCGCGATCACCGCGTTCCAGCTCGTGTTCTTCTTCCCGCTGCCGATCTTCCTGGCGATCATGCTGCACAACCTGCTCTCCAGCCGGCTGCGCGGCTTCGTCCAGACCGTGGTCTACCTGCCGCACTTCTTCAGCTGGGTGCTGGTGGTCAGCTTCTTCGTCGCCATGCTCGGCGGGGCGGGCCTGCTGGCGCAGACCATGCGCGAGGCGGGGCTGGAACCGTGGAACATCATGACCAACCCCGACACCTTCATCATCCTGGTGACCGTCGAGGCGGTGTGGAAGGACGTCGGCTGGGGCACCATCGTCTTCCTCGCCGCGCTGTCCACGATCGACCAGAGCCTCTACGAGGCGGCGGCGGCCGACGGCGCCGGACGGTGGCGGCGGCTGTGGCACATCACCCTGCCCGGCCTGCGCCCCGTGATCGTGCTCCTGCTCATCCTCCGGCTGGGTGACGCCCTCTCCGTCGGCTTCGAGCAGTTCCTCCTGCAACGCGACGCCGTGGGCAGGCAGGCCTCGGAGGTGCTCGACACCTTCGTCTACCACTTCTCCATCGCCACCGGGAACTACGGCTACGGCGCCGCCGCCGGCCTGTTCAAGGCCGCGATCGGGCTCTGCCTGATCCTGGCCGCCAACAAGATCGCACACAAGCTCGGCGAACGAGGGATCTACTCGCGATCATGA
- a CDS encoding metalloregulator ArsR/SmtB family transcription factor, producing MDDVTVAIADPARRHILEMLRGQRLAAGEIADRFDISRPAVSRHLRVLRDSGLVRVTLVGRRRLYELDPSRLTDLSRWLAWLTGSDGWQRRFDALETEVHRARRDRRRGDAETLRREQTA from the coding sequence GTGGACGACGTCACTGTCGCGATCGCCGACCCGGCGCGGCGGCACATCCTGGAAATGCTGCGGGGCCAGCGACTGGCCGCCGGTGAGATCGCCGACCGGTTCGACATCAGCCGGCCCGCGGTCAGCCGACACCTGCGCGTCCTGCGCGACAGCGGACTGGTCAGGGTCACCCTGGTCGGTCGCCGTCGGCTGTACGAGCTCGACCCGTCCCGGCTCACCGACCTGAGCCGTTGGCTGGCCTGGCTCACCGGGAGCGACGGTTGGCAACGCCGGTTCGACGCCCTGGAGACCGAGGTCCACCGGGCCCGCCGCGACCGCCGCCGGGGCGACGCGGAAACCCTGCGAAGGGAGCAGACAGCATGA
- a CDS encoding SIR2 family NAD-dependent protein deacylase, producing the protein MGESELRKAASMLGRAERIVVFTGAGMSAESGVPTFRDALTGLWQRYDAQQLATPEAFHADPALVWGWYEWRRDLVRRTTPNAGHLAVAEIEARVPHAVLVTQNVDDLHERAGSAAPVHLHGSLFAPRCSACDRPASVPDGGAEPVGGRRLPPPRCAGCAAPVRPGVVWFGEALPQSALAAAVEAAASCDLLVTVGTSGLVYPAAEIPQVAARFGATVVQVDPGETALDEVADVNLRGTAAQVLPALVEAAWP; encoded by the coding sequence GTGGGGGAATCGGAGCTGCGGAAGGCCGCGTCGATGCTCGGCCGGGCCGAGCGGATCGTCGTCTTCACGGGCGCGGGCATGTCGGCCGAGAGCGGCGTTCCGACGTTCCGCGACGCCCTCACCGGGCTCTGGCAGCGGTACGACGCGCAGCAGCTCGCCACGCCGGAGGCGTTCCACGCCGATCCGGCTCTCGTGTGGGGCTGGTACGAGTGGCGACGCGACCTCGTGCGCCGGACCACGCCGAATGCGGGGCACCTGGCAGTGGCCGAGATCGAGGCCCGCGTCCCGCACGCCGTGCTGGTCACCCAGAACGTCGACGACCTGCACGAGCGCGCCGGCTCGGCCGCCCCGGTGCACCTGCACGGCAGCCTGTTCGCGCCGCGCTGCTCGGCCTGCGACCGCCCGGCGTCGGTGCCCGACGGGGGAGCGGAGCCCGTCGGCGGTCGGCGGCTGCCCCCGCCCCGGTGCGCCGGGTGCGCGGCTCCCGTCCGGCCGGGGGTGGTGTGGTTCGGGGAGGCGTTGCCGCAGTCGGCCCTGGCCGCCGCCGTCGAGGCCGCCGCCAGCTGCGACCTGCTGGTGACCGTGGGCACCTCGGGGCTGGTCTACCCCGCCGCCGAGATTCCCCAGGTGGCTGCCCGCTTCGGCGCCACGGTCGTCCAGGTCGACCCCGGCGAGACGGCGCTGGACGAGGTAGCCGACGTCAACCTGCGCGGCACGGCCGCCCAGGTGCTCCCGGCCCTGGTGGAGGCAGCCTGGCCGTGA
- a CDS encoding extracellular solute-binding protein → MTFHHSDARSSRRTFLSLLGLGAAAAAGGPLLAGCSEKPSSSGAAQNLDAFADLLPTHRDLAQSIRPDVIGVRPVPDGYTSYPASLVDAITDKPGTSGKEITAMTPAWGPAPPGVGQSAYLQAVNAELGTPVNFTIQDGNTYADKLNAMFGARDVPDLLCVPGWEVEKIPRFAEAIGVLFEDLTDHLKGDAISSYPMLATFPTGSWRNAIWNGRLAAVPNPTDGPFPWAMFTRKDLLDARGLAAPTSLDELLTMAREITDPARNVWAFSDVFAMIQMYHKVPGSKGGWRLKSDGTPEFKYETPEYRQALEVMTKIYKDGLVHPDLVASKGADATQLFAKSGAIVFKQDGIGFWQGAQAEHQKINPKLNIQPLPVFSATGGDPLVWGDDEPISYTFVKKGVGKERVEELLRVINWCSAPLGSQEAQLRDFGVAGQHHTMTPNGPVKTELAFKEIANQYFFISGRNPTVGPFPDTPNYVQDVLTYSNAMVKYLEKDPWDGVKLEMPAAYKANQVPTEDKFTDVLRGRRPLSDVDGIVQEWKANGGEEARKLLADSLPKAGR, encoded by the coding sequence ATGACCTTCCACCACTCCGACGCGAGGTCCTCGCGCCGTACCTTCCTCAGCCTCCTGGGCCTCGGGGCGGCCGCGGCCGCCGGCGGCCCGTTGCTCGCCGGCTGCTCCGAGAAGCCTTCCAGCAGCGGCGCCGCGCAGAACCTGGACGCCTTCGCCGACCTGCTGCCGACGCACCGGGACCTGGCCCAGAGCATCCGGCCCGACGTCATCGGCGTCCGCCCGGTGCCCGACGGCTACACCAGCTACCCCGCCAGCCTCGTCGATGCGATCACCGACAAGCCCGGCACCAGCGGCAAGGAGATCACCGCGATGACCCCCGCCTGGGGGCCGGCGCCGCCGGGAGTCGGCCAGAGCGCCTACCTCCAGGCCGTGAACGCGGAGCTGGGTACGCCGGTCAACTTCACCATCCAGGACGGCAACACCTACGCCGACAAGCTGAACGCGATGTTCGGCGCCCGGGACGTGCCCGACCTGCTCTGCGTGCCCGGCTGGGAGGTGGAGAAGATTCCGCGCTTCGCCGAGGCGATCGGGGTGCTGTTCGAAGATCTCACCGATCACCTCAAGGGCGACGCGATCAGCTCCTACCCGATGCTGGCGACGTTCCCGACCGGCTCCTGGCGCAACGCGATCTGGAACGGTCGCCTCGCCGCCGTGCCCAACCCCACCGACGGCCCTTTCCCCTGGGCCATGTTCACCCGCAAGGATCTGCTCGACGCGCGCGGCCTGGCCGCTCCGACCTCGCTCGACGAGCTGCTGACGATGGCCAGGGAGATCACCGACCCGGCCCGGAACGTGTGGGCGTTCAGCGACGTCTTCGCGATGATCCAGATGTACCACAAGGTGCCCGGTTCCAAGGGCGGCTGGCGCTTGAAGTCCGACGGGACGCCGGAGTTCAAGTACGAGACCCCGGAGTACCGGCAGGCGCTGGAGGTCATGACCAAGATCTACAAGGATGGTCTGGTCCACCCGGACCTCGTCGCCAGCAAGGGAGCGGACGCCACCCAGCTGTTCGCCAAGAGCGGCGCCATCGTCTTCAAGCAGGACGGCATCGGCTTCTGGCAGGGCGCCCAGGCCGAGCACCAGAAGATCAACCCCAAGTTGAACATCCAGCCGTTGCCGGTCTTCTCCGCCACCGGCGGCGACCCCCTCGTCTGGGGTGACGACGAGCCGATCTCCTACACCTTCGTCAAGAAGGGCGTCGGTAAGGAGCGGGTCGAGGAGCTGCTGCGCGTCATCAACTGGTGCTCCGCGCCCCTGGGCAGCCAGGAGGCGCAGCTGCGCGACTTCGGCGTCGCGGGCCAGCACCACACCATGACGCCCAACGGCCCGGTCAAGACCGAACTGGCGTTCAAGGAGATCGCCAACCAGTACTTCTTCATCAGCGGCCGCAACCCCACGGTCGGCCCCTTCCCGGACACCCCGAACTACGTCCAGGACGTGCTGACGTACTCCAACGCCATGGTCAAGTACCTGGAGAAGGACCCCTGGGACGGGGTGAAGCTGGAGATGCCGGCCGCGTACAAGGCCAACCAGGTGCCGACGGAGGACAAGTTCACCGACGTCCTGCGGGGTCGCCGGCCGCTGTCCGACGTCGACGGCATCGTGCAGGAGTGGAAGGCCAACGGGGGAGAGGAGGCGAGGAAGCTGCTCGCCGATTCCCTGCCCAAGGCTGGACGATGA